From Pedobacter indicus, a single genomic window includes:
- a CDS encoding LutC/YkgG family protein, which produces MKQATAKERILKKIRAALLQKRDNPYLNMEESPLYPPFTEPLEIEFAKQFSAVAGKFVFCEDELDLVENLLLLAEQFTMRKMYVWEPELQRLLGKYDFPYYSTDTDFDKADAGITFCEALIARNGSVLISSGSPIGRRLAIFPHIHIVVAYTSQVLPDIKDGLDFLKTKYNYKLPSMINLITGPSRTADIEKTLVLGAHGPRELFVFLLDDSIAVKDKKE; this is translated from the coding sequence ATGAAGCAAGCAACTGCCAAAGAAAGGATTTTAAAAAAAATCAGAGCTGCTTTGTTGCAAAAGAGGGATAATCCATATCTCAATATGGAGGAATCTCCTCTTTATCCGCCATTTACAGAACCATTGGAAATTGAATTTGCTAAACAATTCTCAGCTGTTGCAGGGAAGTTTGTTTTCTGTGAAGATGAACTAGACTTGGTTGAGAATTTACTCCTTTTAGCAGAACAGTTCACCATGCGAAAAATGTACGTTTGGGAACCAGAATTACAACGCCTATTGGGCAAATATGACTTCCCTTATTACAGTACAGATACCGATTTTGACAAGGCCGATGCCGGTATCACATTTTGTGAAGCGTTAATTGCGAGAAACGGCAGTGTACTTATCAGCAGCGGCAGCCCAATAGGACGAAGATTAGCTATTTTTCCGCATATCCATATCGTTGTAGCGTATACCTCACAAGTTTTACCAGATATTAAGGATGGTTTAGACTTCTTAAAAACAAAATATAATTATAAGCTGCCATCCATGATCAATCTGATTACCGGTCCGAGCAGAACCGCTGATATTGAAAAAACACTCGTTTTGGGTGCTCACGGCCCT
- the ftsH gene encoding ATP-dependent zinc metalloprotease FtsH translates to MEQKFSNQARGNKKVPSKKITPKPPRFNIMWLWMILLLGFFVLQYVFSGETAKQITYQRFEEHMLKAGDVDHLIAYKKNELIAVEVFIKKDKLSTDKYKEVQPQENPLNLSGAQGPQYVFQEGSFDALERKLNAAQADLPANERVSVKLEERNSPWTGWLLTLLPFVLIIAFWIYLMRRMGSGGGGPGGQIFNIGKSKAKLFDKESQVNITFNDVAGLEEAKQEVMEIVDFLRNPKKYTNLGGKIPKGALLVGSPGTGKTLLAKAVAGEAQVPFFSLSGSDFVEMFVGVGASRVRDLFKQAKEKAPCIIFIDEIDAIGRARGKNSMMGGNDERENTLNQLLVEMDGFGTDSGIIIMAATNRPDVLDAALLRPGRFDRQISIDKPDLVGREQIFKVHLKPIKLASDVDAKKLSAQTPGFAGAEIANVCNEAALIAARRSKEAVDMQDFQDAIDRVIGGLEKKNKIISPEEKRIVAYHEAGHAIAGWFLEHVDPLVKVSIVPRGVAALGYAQYLPKEQFLYTTEQLIDTICMTMGGRVAEDITFGKISTGAQNDLERITKLAYAMVTVYGMNHRIGNVSFNEVQESNQFNKPYSEKTAELIDDEVRMLIADCYERTKKLLQANIEGLEKLAEKLLDKEILFQSDLEELLGKRPFDKRTAYDEFVNSGNDEPDQRSVTDNLVHDGVGDNSDTFDSTGKDENKTE, encoded by the coding sequence ATGGAACAAAAGTTTTCAAACCAGGCAAGAGGTAATAAGAAGGTACCCAGCAAGAAGATAACACCTAAACCGCCTCGGTTTAATATCATGTGGTTATGGATGATCCTGTTACTAGGATTTTTCGTGCTTCAATATGTTTTTAGTGGCGAAACAGCCAAGCAAATCACCTATCAACGTTTTGAAGAACATATGCTAAAAGCGGGAGATGTGGACCATCTTATTGCTTATAAGAAAAATGAATTGATCGCTGTCGAGGTATTTATCAAAAAGGATAAATTATCAACCGATAAATACAAAGAAGTACAGCCTCAGGAAAACCCTTTAAACCTTAGTGGAGCACAAGGCCCACAGTATGTTTTCCAAGAAGGCTCTTTCGACGCGTTGGAAAGAAAACTCAATGCAGCTCAGGCTGACCTGCCCGCCAATGAAAGGGTCAGTGTAAAGCTTGAAGAAAGAAACAGTCCGTGGACCGGTTGGCTGCTTACGTTATTGCCTTTTGTTTTAATCATAGCTTTCTGGATATATCTTATGCGTCGCATGGGAAGTGGCGGCGGTGGGCCGGGTGGACAGATTTTCAATATCGGGAAGTCGAAGGCTAAACTATTTGATAAAGAATCACAGGTCAACATTACGTTCAACGACGTGGCTGGTTTAGAAGAAGCTAAACAGGAGGTAATGGAGATCGTTGATTTCTTAAGAAATCCAAAAAAATATACCAATCTCGGAGGTAAGATACCAAAAGGCGCTCTGTTAGTGGGATCACCAGGTACAGGTAAAACCCTGTTGGCAAAAGCAGTCGCTGGTGAAGCACAAGTTCCGTTTTTCTCATTGTCAGGATCTGACTTTGTAGAAATGTTCGTTGGTGTCGGCGCTTCACGTGTACGAGATTTATTTAAACAAGCCAAAGAAAAAGCTCCCTGTATCATCTTTATTGACGAAATTGATGCTATCGGTAGGGCGCGTGGAAAAAATAGCATGATGGGAGGAAATGATGAGCGGGAAAACACACTCAACCAACTTTTGGTTGAGATGGACGGATTTGGAACCGATTCTGGTATTATCATCATGGCGGCCACGAACCGACCAGATGTATTGGACGCTGCGTTGCTCCGTCCGGGACGATTCGACCGACAAATATCAATCGACAAACCAGATCTAGTAGGACGTGAGCAAATTTTTAAAGTGCATTTAAAGCCAATTAAATTAGCCTCAGACGTCGACGCCAAGAAACTATCAGCTCAGACCCCGGGATTTGCCGGAGCAGAAATAGCTAACGTATGTAACGAAGCTGCACTTATCGCTGCTAGAAGAAGTAAGGAGGCAGTCGATATGCAAGATTTTCAAGATGCTATTGACCGCGTTATCGGAGGTTTGGAGAAGAAAAACAAAATTATTTCACCCGAGGAAAAAAGAATCGTCGCCTATCACGAAGCTGGACACGCCATAGCCGGCTGGTTCTTAGAACATGTTGACCCTCTCGTGAAGGTATCAATCGTACCAAGAGGGGTAGCAGCTTTGGGTTATGCACAATACCTTCCCAAAGAACAGTTTTTATACACGACCGAACAATTAATAGATACGATATGTATGACGATGGGTGGTCGTGTCGCGGAAGACATTACCTTCGGTAAAATTTCTACAGGTGCTCAAAACGACTTAGAGCGTATCACCAAACTGGCCTACGCCATGGTAACCGTATACGGTATGAATCATCGTATCGGTAATGTTTCATTCAATGAAGTACAGGAAAGCAATCAGTTTAATAAACCATATTCTGAAAAAACAGCTGAACTCATCGATGACGAAGTACGTATGTTGATTGCTGATTGCTATGAACGCACTAAAAAATTGCTACAGGCAAACATAGAAGGGTTAGAAAAACTAGCCGAGAAATTACTAGATAAGGAGATTTTATTCCAATCTGATCTCGAAGAGCTTTTGGGCAAAAGACCGTTCGATAAACGTACTGCATACGATGAATTTGTGAACAGTGGCAACGACGAACCAGATCAGCGTTCTGTTACGGATAACCTCGTTCACGATGGCGTAGGAGATAATTCAGATACCTTCGACAGTACAGGTAAGGACGAGAATAAGACCGAGTAG